The Arachis hypogaea cultivar Tifrunner chromosome 14, arahy.Tifrunner.gnm2.J5K5, whole genome shotgun sequence DNA window ATTAACAAACTTTTTTCTTATATTAACTGCATCACTAAATGTTATTGGTCTCCTTCCAAATGGATACACATGCATGAAGATTCTAGCTGTATCACAAACAAGGCtctatcttttcaactcaatATACTGTGTACTCTTTTTGCCTGAAAGATATGACATCATTACATGTTAGgtaatattcaaaatatataaaagtgtTAAAGAGCAGAAATATATAGGAAGAATATATGCATTaagatatataatatatattaattaaaatcaacggttaaaattaCTGAAACACCTCAGATACATTTGAAAACTTTCCAAATATATATTTAAGTAACATAAAACCACATCCCATATACATATTTACATATATTATTATCACAAGAACAAGTTCACATGATTACAATTGTATATGTAAGAATGTATATATAAagcctaaaaataataaaagggccGTGTGATGAACATGcatgtataaaaattaaaaagtgaaaaacatgaataatattttattcatgaCACTGAGTCACGCAGCAATGAAATATATAAAGGCAACTTCTCCCATAAATATgctaaaaatatcttctcatgatGATTCTTATTTAAAAAGTGAAATTTATTTGTTTAGCAACATTTTTAATAAAGGTaacacttttattttaaataaaaatcaaattctacAATCTATCATCCAATGATCAAAATGAAGTATCTTCACATGATGACACTTCATAATATCTTTATTGGAATAGCCACCATATATAAAACCAAGCTTCTCACCCATATATAATATCTAATCAGAAAATATAGAGTGATCTGAAAAGGCATCCTCTCCAAACTTCATCAATATGCACCTACAAATCTACAACACATGTAAATACTTACCAAACATGATACTTATTCTCAATAACTGAATTATGCACTTATCTCACTTCAAATAGATAACTATGAAGATCTACCTTGCATCACACGAATTCATGTTCAGTAAAATTCACCATTTGCAGTAATGGCAACAGGTAGCACATATTCAGAGTAACAAAATGCTAACCATATTATATACGTAAGCTACTGTTTTAGCTAGGAATTAATCAACTAAGCTATGTTTTAACCattaaaaaacaataataaacggTTTGGTGTGTCCAATTTAAAACTTCAACAATAAAGAAGTACATTTTAACATTTTAGCACtactatattttatttcatttgcaTAGAGcagatattaatttttttgatataCCAATATTATGAATATAACAACTatatcaacaataataaaaactaGAAGAAATGGAAACGGTGCATACCTTCATATTTGAGATCTGATCCTTTTGAATTTGGCCACCTTGATCGCTGTAAACACATAGAGGTTGTCATAGACATCACTCAACAACTTGAAATAAGCATATCTCCAAGATTTCTTCAAAATCAATGAGAAGCACACTCCCCAAAATGCCATAACAAATCCAGCAGCCATAGCAATGTAGAACCCCTCGCTTACAAAttgttcatcatcatcaccatcagcaTCATGTTCACTGATCTGGTGACCATGAATGGGACAAGTATTGTTGAGGGGAGCACCACAAAGTTTTGGATTTCCTGCATAAGCAGATGCATCCCTAGTTTGAAGTTGCGTGCCAAGTGGGATTTCTCCGGATAAATCATTGTATGACAAGTCAAGAACACTGAGATCGTCAATCTGAACAAGCTGTGAAGGAATTGTTCCTGACAAATGATTTCTGGATAGATCAAGAAAATCTATTGACTTCAGTTGTCCAATAGTTGGAGGAATGTGTCCActaaaaaagtttcttgaaataTTTAAAGAAACCAAGCCAATAAGAGTCATCATCTCAGTTGGTATTTCCCCTGTTAACCTGTTGCTGGAGAAATCAATACTTCTCAACAATCCCAGGGTGCTTCCATATTTTGACATTTTCCCTTTCCATGTCAGTGACGCGCTATCATTATAAACTCCGGAAACTTCACTTATAGCGTCATCACGGCTAAACTCATTGCGATATTCATAATGATAGTCATGGGTAATGGTTGCATTTGATTTTTCTTGAGTGGCCATAGCAGACAGATTACTTATGCATTTAGGTATACTGCCAGACAGAATATTTAAAGAGAGGTCCAAGACACGAAGTTCATAGAGATTGCACATGTTTAATGGAATGTTACCATGAAAATTATTGGAATGTAAGCTAAGTACAAGTAGCTTTGGAATATTATCCCCAATCCAGCTTGGTATTCTTCCTGACAACTTATTACGTGCAGCATCAAAAATTTGTAGTTGTGTGCAATTATGCAAGGATGATGGTATCTCTCCTGAAAAATTATTCCCTCCTAAATGTATTGACTGGATATTTCTTAATGACCCCAGAGACTTTGGCATGTTTCCATAAAACTGATTATTGGATAAATCTAGGACTACCAATGACTCAAAACCCCTCCAACAATCCGAAAGTTCTCCTCTAAGGTCGTTGTTTGACAAATCCATAAATCTCATGTTTTTGGTCGAGTTTGCACATAAAAGAGGATTTGCAATTGAAAAACTGTTATTAGACAAAAAAGTTTGTGAAGTAGTTgaaagaaatgctggaattgggCCTTCAAATAAATTGAAGCTCAAATCAATTGAACGAGGTTGGTCAGAAACAATAGCTGGTAGAATTGGGCTTTCAATTTTTCCTCGAAAACGGTTGTAAGAAATATTCAAATTCAACATCTGAGAAAGGGGTTCCCAAAACCAATTAGGAACAGTGCTAGAAATTCCAGCACaggaaatatccaaattttcaatcaTGGTTTGGGTATGAAGCCATGTTGGAAAGTTAGGCCCCAGCTTGCAACAGGCCAAATAAATGTTACTTAAATTAAAAAGGGGAACCCAGTCGTCGCTAACATTAAAAACTAATGCATTATGAGACAAATCCAAAGACTCAAGATAGTAAAGTCTTGAGAAATGAGTTTCAGATATCAAACCTTTCAACAAGTTATTTCCAAGGCTTAACTCAGTTAAGTTGGATAGTTCTCCAATACCTTCATGTATGCTTCCATTTAATCTGTTGTTACCAAGTCGTAACTCTTCCAAAGATTGAAGCTGAGAGAGGTCAGACACCATCCCCGTAATTTCATTCCATCCCATATCCAACAATTTTAAGGGTTTATGAGCACAACGAGAAAACTCTCGAATATATTCATGAAACTCCCCTGTCAACTTGTTCTTGGATAGGTGTAGTTCTACCAAATTGCAACTATGAAACAAGGATAGAGGTATTTGGCCTTTGAGCTCATTATTTGCAAGATTTAACTCCTCAAGGGAGCTCAAGTCCCCGAATGTTTCTGGAATGGTTCCTGTTAAACCATTATCATTCATTCTGAGAGTGACAAGGCTACCAGTGGAATTCATTAACCATGGGAATATGAAGGATGCATCCCTTAGAGAGTTGTAAGAGATATCCACATATGAGAGAGAAGTGGAGAAATTGGCAGGGGATGCAAGTGATGAAGTGGGCACAGAATCGACAAGATTGCAACCATTCAAGTCTAAATATTGAAGATGAGAAAGGCTACTCACTTGTTGTTGCCAATTGCTGGCACTACTGAGATTCACCCAAGGAAGCGAAAGATACCTCATGGTTGAAAGTTGAGACAGCCATTGTAAATCAGAATTTATTGGCACGGTTTTGTCCAACAAAGAGAGGTCAAGATACTGCAAACgggaaatatttttgaattgaCTAGGAATAGTTCCGGTGAATGCATTTCCACTGAGATCAAGATGTTCCAAGGATAAGAGGTTTCCAAGCTGAGGAGGCAGTGTTCCATTGAAGTTATTATGACTAAGATCCAAATATGTCAAGGATGACATATTTGTGAGTTGAAGAGGGAATTCTCCAACCAGATAATTGAAACTAAGATCAAGGTACACTAAATGGGAGAGATTTGAGAATTGAGAAGGGATTCGTTGCGAATAATCAAATGCATTCCCTCCAAGATCAAGATACTCGAGGAAGAGCAGATTTCCCAATTGAGGGGGTATCTTTCCAGTGAAGGAAcaagaagagagattgaggtgtgTTAAAAAGGTTAAAGAGGCAATGAAATGAGGGATGGATGGAGTGTGAGTAAAGTGATGACCACTAAGGTCCAAATACTTCAAATGATGTAACTCACCCAGTGATGGGCTTATGGATCCACGAGTGTAATAATCAGCATGAAGATCAAGCATGAGAACATGGCCAGTTACATTGCTGCACTTGACGCCTTCCCAGTTGCAACACTCCTTCTGCTGCTCCCCATCTCCCCATGAAGACAGCCAATCATCATCATCCGTGACATTGAAGCCACGTTTCAGAAAAAGCAGAGCTTGCCTTTCACTCTCAATGCACTTCCCACTTGCCACCACCGCTACACTGCTGGTCCATGCAAGTAGCTGCACCACCAACACCACATAAACTACACCGTTCATCATCATCGTTCCAAGCAGACAATATTTGAAGTTAAGTTGTTGTATCATATCATATGTGTGTTCAACAAGCTAAGTACATATTACCAATTTATAACCAACTGATTCAAATCATATTTCTCACTCAACAATCAACATACTCGTGTGGAAGGGGACATAACATAACTTGTCAAGTGTGGGGCCAAATGCTTCCACTCACTCAACTTAGTCTATGCTCCTATGACCTATTCACTTAACAAGTCtacttaatatatttatatgatggaatcaaaattcaaaaaagctTTCCTACTTTCATGAGATCTTGCTAATTTATGTACGATACGTTGCATATTTCCAATTTTATAACCAACTGATTCAAATTAACAATATAATCAACGCATAATGAGGACAGCGAATTCCCACAAAGACTAATTCAAACCAAAGATATATAGTAAATCTAATATAAATAACTTGTCCAGTGTGGCCCAAATGCTTCCACTCACTCAACGTACTCTATACTCACATCACTCATGACTTCAACTATTGACTTAACAAGTCAGCTTATTATGTTCATCACACTAGCTATGAATTATTTATTGTTAGTTCTTtcttaaatatttattatgaataaaaaaattaataatattacgtGATAATATATAAGAGATACTTTCGCTTGCTTAATACTCCAATTTCAATTTGAGTGCTTTAATTAGAGAATTCCACtcatgaaatcaaatttcaaaaaagcTTTCCTAGTTTGATGTACGTTGCATTATATGAGAGAGTCAACAGTCAACACCAAACCCATATTCCTAGAAAAATTGGCTTCCTTATTCCTTTCCGTGGGTTGTGCACTTTCGTGAATATTTCGAATCGGgtagcaaataaacaagagaatgttgtaaaataaaagatatatataaaataaagatgtataaatagaagattctaaaattaaaataattagctcaataataatttatatatatataataaaattatatgttgtaatgtatatatatacaaagatagaaaggagtataaaaaataaagagagagagaattgcataaatatatatataaagatagaaaagagtaTAAAAAGTAGAGAGAGATAATATCATTTGTTTAtagtaagagaaagaaagagaatattattatattgctGTTGTTTTTGTATGTACGAATGTAAAACAACATTCTGCTATTTATAATAGTAACATACTTTACTTTTTCAACATTTCTTTAATGCCATTTACCATTGAGAAGCTGAGCCGCCCAGACATTAATGGGCATCCAACTCAGCTTTCatacttatcacaacactccccatttggatgcccatttaggattatatctcattaaaaccttactaaagaaaaacccagtgggaaaaaaccttagtgaaggaaaaagagtacaatatcctttatgatggaaactgcctcattaaaaaccttgtcaagaaaaacctaatgggaaaaaaaacttgaccaaggaaaaaagagtacagtctccccctcttatcgacatcatttaatatttcgaaatcggcgcatcccaatctcatgtaccaatctttcaaaggaggattttggaagtgactttgtaaataaatctgccagattgtcactcgagcgaatctgttggacatcaattgtcccttgattttgaagatcatgagtgaagaagaatttgggagaaatatgctttgttctatcacctttgatgtatccacccttaagttgagcaatgcatgctttattatcttcaaataggacagttggagctatcatatgatcaatcagtccacatgatgatagaatatattggatcaaactcctgagccaaaaacactcgcgactagcttcatgtatcgcaagtatttcggcatgattagaggaggttgcagcaatcgtctgtttcgtggacctccatgatatagctgtaccaccatatgtgaataggtatcctgtttgagatctccctttatgtggatcagacaggtatccggcatctgcatagccaactagttgtgacttggatccatagggataaaacaatcccatatcaaccgttccatgaagatatcgaaaaatttgtttgatttcactccaatgtcttctggttagagaggaactataccttgctagtaaattcaccgcgaatgatatgtcaggtcgcgtattattagcaagatacattagcactccaatggcactaaaatatggtacttcaggaccaatgatatcttcaatttcttctttaggacggaattgattctttttcacatccaaagatcttacgatcattggggtacttaatggatgtgacttatccatataaaatcttttcaatatcttttctgtgtatgttgtttgatgaataaagatcccaccttttatatgctcgatctgcaggccgagacaaaacttagtctttccaagatctttcatctcaaactcttcttttagagtttttataattgttggaatctcttcaggaatcccaatgatatttaaatcatcaacgtacacagcaattataatgaacccagatgtagttttctttatgaaaacacataggcagatatcatcatttttgaatccgtttttggccagatactcagtaagacgattataccacattcgtccagattgctttagaccatataaagatctttgcaatttgactgagtataactcttgcgaatattcattggatggtttagatatctttagtccttcagggactttcatatagatatcccgatctaatgagccgtataagtaggctgttaccacatccattaaatgcatatgcagtttatgatatgcagataaattgACCAAATagcgcaatgttatcgcatccactacaggggaatacgtttcctcataatctataccggtcctttgtgaaaaaccttgtgccacaagtcgggctttatagcgcacaacttcatttttctcatttcgttttctcacaaatacccacttatatccaacaggttttacatcttcaggtgtacggactacaggtctaaagacttcacgttttgcaagtgagtctaattcagccttcatggcttctttccattttggccaatcattcctttgtcgacattcttcgactgatcttggctcaagatccttactttcatgcatgatattcaatgccacattatatgcaaatatttcattgacaattgtcttattttggtcccatttctctcctgtaaagacataatttatcgagatctcgtcattttcacaattttcaggtacctgaacgtcttctggcgttatatcagaattttggacaactgcaggtgtctctattatgtctttttcaacaggaatattatttacctcttttctctttcgaggatttttgtctttggaaccgacaggcttgccacgcttctggcgtgaatttgcttcagtggctacttgttctactgggacatcaattcgaattggggcattttccgctggtatataagatttagttatcctctttgtatcggaaaatgcatcaggcaaatcatttgctattctttgcaaatgtataatcttttgaacttccagttcacattgccctgatcgaggatctaaatgcatcaatgatgatgcattccagttaagctccttttcaggaagcttattctctccccctaatgttggaaattttgattcatcaaaatgacaatccgcaaaccgggctttaaatacatctccagtttgtatctcaagatacctcactatagagggagaatcatatccaacatatattcccaattttctttggggtcccattttggtgcgattaggtggtgcaatgggaacatatatcgcacacccaaatattcttaaatgggaaacatttggctgttggccaaaagctaattgcataggagagaattgatgataactcgttggcctcaaacgaataagtgctgcggcatgtaaaatagcatgcccccaaaccgaggttgggagatttgttctcataagcaagggtctagcaattaattggaggcgcttaataagtgattctgctaacccattttgtgtgtgaacataagctactggatgttcaacacttattccattagccatacaataagcatcaaaagcttgggaagtaaattcactagcattatcaagacgaattgctttgattggattttctggaaattgtgcttttaatcgaataatttgagccagtaatctcgcaaacgccaggttgcgagaagataataagcatgtaacagcccagaccacccgctagcacgatattgtccgctttggcacacaaggcctcacggttttgcttttgacgatagggatgctagccgaagccccccacactcactcgtcaaaacgcgtcatgctagggagaggtatccacacccttataaggcatgcttcgttcccctctccaaccgatgtgggccttacaaagcacacatgtgaccatctcgaagatgcatctattaggaccataaaatatctaaaagatccacatggtggatgaataggtccacatatatcaccttgaatcctttctaggaattcaggggactcaaatccaatttttactgatgatggccttaaaattaacttcccttgagaacatgcagcacaacaaaattcactagttttaagaatcttctggttctttagtgaatgtccatgagagttttcaataattctcctcatcatggttgttcccggataacccaaacggtcgtgccaagttatgaattcatttggtctagtaaacttctggtttacagtggcatgtgattcaattgcactaatcttggtataatacaacccagatgaaagtgagggtaatttttctaatataactttcttatttgaatcatgagttgtgatatataaatactcatgatttccctcattcatcgtctcaacatgatatccatttcggcgaatatctttgaaactcaacaagttcctcagagacttggtagataatagtgcattatttattataaattttgttcctccaggaaacaaaattatagctcttccggagccttctatcacattgcctgagccaataatagtattaacatattcctcttttggcacaagatgggtaaaatatatatcacttttgagaatagtgtgcgaacttgcactatccgcaaggcatacatcttcattacatatccttgccattctcttcaaaaacaaataataataaaatgagtagtatgcacaggtaaattgaatacttgatcagagTTATTTTTCTAAGgaacactgtacataaaataatgtcatatactaaaattttattttaaaatttgacacaattaatcatttcaaaattcataaacattaatatttcattatttatgtacatcacatttgaaacttaaatacatagaaaataaaacttaacaataagttctttacattatttatttacatatatacttcacaatcccacatgttaaactattccatcattgatcaaatgaccaatatttctttcaggatcctcaaagaaatcagatacatcataatgagtggtggagttctcagcatcatttgaaacaaaatttgtttcctttcctttgtcgttctttttcaaagatgcctggtaaagatcaactaggtgccttggggtacgacaggtacgtgaccaatggccctttccaccacagcgaaaacacttctcctcggttgatttattctgcccgatattcctttctttatcccacttctggtgagatcctctcttttgaacataattcttttttcttccataatttttcttattattaaaaccttgccatttacctcttcttgggtaatttgccacatttacttcaggaaatggggcagcgccagctgggcgcgcttcatgattttttaataacaactcattgttgcgttcagcaacaagaaggcaagaaattaactcagaatattttttaaaccctttctctcaatactgctactgcaggagcacattcgaggcatggaaggttgagaaagttttctccaacatatcatgatcagttattttttcccacacaatttcattcgtgaggtgattcgaaacattgcagaattatattcatttatagatttaaaatcttgtaaacgcaaatgcgtccattcatatcgggcttgaggaagtatcaccgttttctgatgattatacctttcttcaagatctttccaaagatctgcaggatcttttaatgtaagatattcatttttcaatccttcgtcaagatgacgacgaagaaaaatcatgactttagctttatccttctgggatgcattat harbors:
- the LOC112744526 gene encoding receptor-like protein EIX1 codes for the protein MIQQLNFKYCLLGTMMMNGVVYVVLVVQLLAWTSSVAVVASGKCIESERQALLFLKRGFNVTDDDDWLSSWGDGEQQKECCNWEGVKCSNVTGHVLMLDLHADYYTRGSISPSLGELHHLKYLDLSGHHFTHTPSIPHFIASLTFLTHLNLSSCSFTGKIPPQLGNLLFLEYLDLGGNAFDYSQRIPSQFSNLSHLVYLDLSFNYLVGEFPLQLTNMSSLTYLDLSHNNFNGTLPPQLGNLLSLEHLDLSGNAFTGTIPSQFKNISRLQYLDLSLLDKTVPINSDLQWLSQLSTMRYLSLPWVNLSSASNWQQQVSSLSHLQYLDLNGCNLVDSVPTSSLASPANFSTSLSYVDISYNSLRDASFIFPWLMNSTGSLVTLRMNDNGLTGTIPETFGDLSSLEELNLANNELKGQIPLSLFHSCNLVELHLSKNKLTGEFHEYIREFSRCAHKPLKLLDMGWNEITGMVSDLSQLQSLEELRLGNNRLNGSIHEGIGELSNLTELSLGNNLLKGLISETHFSRLYYLESLDLSHNALVFNVSDDWVPLFNLSNIYLACCKLGPNFPTWLHTQTMIENLDISCAGISSTVPNWFWEPLSQMLNLNISYNRFRGKIESPILPAIVSDQPRSIDLSFNLFEGPIPAFLSTTSQTFLSNNSFSIANPLLCANSTKNMRFMDLSNNDLRGELSDCWRGFESLVVLDLSNNQFYGNMPKSLGSLRNIQSIHLGGNNFSGEIPSSLHNCTQLQIFDAARNKLSGRIPSWIGDNIPKLLVLSLHSNNFHGNIPLNMCNLYELRVLDLSLNILSGSIPKCISNLSAMATQEKSNATITHDYHYEYRNEFSRDDAISEVSGVYNDSASLTWKGKMSKYGSTLGLLRSIDFSSNRLTGEIPTEMMTLIGLVSLNISRNFFSGHIPPTIGQLKSIDFLDLSRNHLSGTIPSQLVQIDDLSVLDLSYNDLSGEIPLGTQLQTRDASAYAGNPKLCGAPLNNTCPIHGHQISEHDADGDDDEQFVSEGFYIAMAAGFVMAFWGVCFSLILKKSWRYAYFKLLSDVYDNLYVFTAIKVAKFKRIRSQI